A window of Candidatus Zixiibacteriota bacterium genomic DNA:
AAGATCAGCTTCGCCAGTCCTTTGAGGAATATGGCAATGTGTCAACCGTCAATATCATTGCTGACAAATACAGCGGGAAGTCGAGAGGCTTCGCGTTTGTGGAAATGTCAACAAAGGACGAAGCCATGAAAGCCATTAGTGGCCTCAATGGTCATGAAATCGACGGACGTGCCCTCAATGTCAGCGAAGCGAAACCGCGAAAAGATAATGGAAATCGCGGAGGTGGCGGTTATCGCAACTCTTATTAAGAAGAGTGACTGAGTTAGAAATAGTCAATTCAGTATCTGATCGATAAAAAAAGAGAAACCGGTTTTAAACCGGTTTCTTTTTTTGCCAAATCCGGGCTAATCCGGGCAACCTGTTTTGATTGTCATAAGAATTCCGCTTACTATTAAAATCGAGGCCAGAAGCGTTCGCAAATTGAGTATTTCATCCAGTAAAAAAGCTCCCCCGATGACAACCAGAAGCGGGACCGCGAGTTGTGAAACGGAAGCGACTGTTGTGCTGATACGGGGCAGGGTAATGTACCAGATAACATATCCCGCGCCCGATGCGAACGCGCCTGAGAGCACTGCCAGAAGCAATCCCCCGCCGGAGATAAGATATCCGTCAGTATTAAATAAGCCAGAAGCTATGACCAGCCCCGAGATAAAAACTGCCGGAAGCGTAAACAAAAAATTACGCGCGGTAGATAAAACCGGAGATTTGCGGGTCTGCCCCAGAAGTGAATAAAGCCCCCATGAAACTCCCGCTATCGCCATCATGACACTACCCGCAAGCGACGGCGCCTCCAGGCCGGGCCAGAGCAGGCAGACCAGGCCTGCCAGCGAGATCACTATACCCGTCCATGCCAGAAGTGACGGCCTGTCACCCCGGACAACCGATATCCCGATCATGGTTACCTGGACTGTGGCGAAGAGGATCAGGGCTCCGCTTCCAGCCTCCAGGCGAAGATAGGCGAGAGAAAAAAACAGCGCGTAGCAAAACAGCGTTACTGCGCCGTAAATGTCCGTTATCCTG
This region includes:
- a CDS encoding RNA-binding protein — its product is MNIYIGNLSFDTTEDQLRQSFEEYGNVSTVNIIADKYSGKSRGFAFVEMSTKDEAMKAISGLNGHEIDGRALNVSEAKPRKDNGNRGGGGYRNSY
- a CDS encoding EamA family transporter, producing MKLTTFILLITTLIAFAANSILCRIALDYKLAGPVEFTLIRLSAGVVMLLPLLIFARRLKSRSATDQLTRSSVFRFRITDIYGAVTLFCYALFFSLAYLRLEAGSGALILFATVQVTMIGISVVRGDRPSLLAWTGIVISLAGLVCLLWPGLEAPSLAGSVMMAIAGVSWGLYSLLGQTRKSPVLSTARNFLFTLPAVFISGLVIASGLFNTDGYLISGGGLLLAVLSGAFASGAGYVIWYITLPRISTTVASVSQLAVPLLVVIGGAFLLDEILNLRTLLASILIVSGILMTIKTGCPD